From the Limanda limanda chromosome 2, fLimLim1.1, whole genome shotgun sequence genome, one window contains:
- the myh11a gene encoding myosin-11a isoform X2, translating into MSKKAPTGDEKFLFVDKDFLNSPMAQADWSAKKLVWVPSEKHGFEAASIKEEHGDEVLVELSDTTKKMTVNKDDIQKMNPPKFSKVEDMAELTCLNEASVLHNIRERYFSGLIYTYSGLFCVVVNPYKMLPIYSEKIIDMYKGKKRHEVPPHIYSITDNAYRNMMQDREDQSILCTGESGAGKTENTKKVIQYLAVVASSHKGKKDSSAGELEKQLLQANPIMEAFGNAKTIKNDNSSRFGKFIRINFDVTGYIVGANVETYLLEKSRCIRQAKTERAFHIFYYMIAGAQQYREELLLEPFANYRFLSAGHVQVSGQQDDELYEETMEAMKIMGFTDEERIDILKVCSTVMQLGNIEFKKERNQEQATMPDNTAAQKVCHLQSINVTDFTRAILTPRIKVGREVVQKAQTKEQADFAIEALAKAVFERLFRWILSRVNKALDKTKRQGASFLGILDIAGFEIFEDNSFEQLCINYTNEKLQQLFNHTMFVLEQEEYQREGIEWSFIDFGLDLQPCIELIERPNNPPGILALLDEECWFPKATDISFVEKLLNTQGNHIKFAKTKQLKDKTEFSIFHYAGRVDYNAYAWLTKNMDPLNDNVTTLLNNSSSQFVQDLWKDADRVVGLDTIAKMTDSSMPSSSKTKKGMFRTVGQLYKESLAKLMTTLHNTQPNFVRCIIPNHEKRAGKLDANLVLEQLRCNGVLEGIRICRQGFPNRILFQEFRQRYEILAAGSIPKGFMDGKQACCLMIKHVDLDPNLYRIGQSKIFFRTGVLAQLEEERDLKITVIIIAFQAQAAGFLARRAFAKRQQQLTAMKVIQRNCAAYLKLRNWQWWRLFTKVKPLLQVTRQEEEMSLKDDELVKAKEVAIKYESEFKEISLKHTSVLEERNALQEQLQAETELYAEAEEMRVRLGAKKQELEEILHEMEARLDEEEERAQALLVDKKKMQQQMQELEEHLEEEEDARQKLQLEKVTYEGKIKKLDDDILVMEDQNNKLVKERKVMEERLADFSSNLAEEEEKSKNLTKLKNKHESMISELEVRLKKEEKGRQELDKAKRKLEAESNDLQEQVADLLSQIADLKAQLAKKEEELQNALARLEDETAQKNNALKKIRELEGHISDLQEDLDSERAARNKAEKIKRDLGEELEALKSELEDTLDTTATQQELRAKREQDVTLLKRAIEDENRTHEAQVHEMRQKHTQAVEELTEQLEQSKRVKSTLEKAKQALEKETSELTMEVRSLVQAKQDGEHKRKKLEGQVTDLQSRFNDSEKQKAELGERCSKTIVELESVTNLLNEAEGKNIKLSKDVSSFSAQLQDTQELLAEETRQKLQFSTKLRQVEDDKNSLQEQLEEEMEAKRNVDRHVSTLNVQLSDSKKKLEEMTGNVELLEEGKKRLQRDLEAANTQFEEKASAFDKLEKTKNRLQQELEDTLMDLDNQRQNVSNLEKKQKKFDQMLAEEKMISSKYADERDRAEAEAREKETKALSLARALDEAQDSREEMERANKLLKAEMEDLISSKDDVGKSVHELEKSKRGLDAQVEEMKTQLEELEDELQAAEDAKLRLEVNMQALKAQFDRDLQGRDEMGEEKKRQLVKQVRELETELEDERKQRALAAAAKKKLETDMKDLEAQIETSNKGRDEAIKQLRKLQGQTKDFQRELDDARAAREEVLTTAKESEKKAKGLEAELMQLQEEMAAAERARKQAEAERDELSDELASNSSGKSALSDEKRRLEAKISQLEEELEEEQSNMEIINDRLRKSTQQAEQLNNELQTERTASQKNESARQQMERQNKELKTKLQEMENQVKSKFKSSISSLEAKVAQLEEQLEQENREKQASAKGIRQKDKKLKDLIMQVEDERKQAEQYKDQAEKSNTRMKQLKRQLEESEEESQRAMAARRKLQRELDEATEANDGMSREVNSLKSKLRGNPEPKE; encoded by the exons ATGTCTAAGAAGGCCCCAACCGGGGACGAGAAGTTCCTCTTTGTCGACAAAGACTTCCTGAACAGCCCCATGGCGCAGGCCGACTGGTCGGCCAAGAAGCTGGTGTGGGTCCCGTCGGAGAAGCACGGCTTCGAGGCGGCCAGTATCAAGGAGGAGCACGGGGACGAGGTGCTGGTGGAGCTTTCGGATACCACCAAGAAGATGACAGTCAACAAGGACGACATCCAGAAGATGAACCCGCCCAAGTTCAGCAAGGTAGAGGACATGGCCGAGCTCACCTGCCTGAATGAGGCGTCCGTGCTGCATAACATCCGTGAGAGGTACTTCTCTGGTCTCATATAT ACGTACTCCGGCCTCTTCTGTGTCGTGGTGAACCCCTATAAAATGCTACCAATCTACTCAGAGAAGATCATCGACATGTACAAAgggaagaaaagacatgaagtgCCCCCTCACATCTACTCCATCACTGATAACGCCTACAGAAACATGATGCAAG ATCGCGAGGACCAGTCCATCCTCTGCAC tGGAGAGTCCGGCGCTGGGAAGACGGAGAACACCAAAAAGGTCATCCAGTATCTGGCTGTAGTGGCCTCCTCACACAAAGGCAAGAAGGACAGCAGTGCT GGGGAGCTGGAGAAGCAGCTCCTGCAGGCCAATCCCATCATGGAGGCCTTCGGAAATGCCAAGACCATCAAGAATGACAACTCCTCCAGATTT GGAAAATTCATCCGCATTAATTTTGATGTGACCGGCTACATTGTTGGAGCCAATGTTGAGACCT ACCTGCTGGAGAAGTCTCGCTGTATCAGACaagcaaagacagagagagcttTTCACATCTTCTACTACATGATTGCCGGGGCCCAACAATATCGTG AGGAGCTGCTTCTGGAGCCCTTCGCTAATTACCGCTTCCTGAGTGCGGGCCACGTTCAGGTCTCTGGCCAGCAAGACGATGAGCTGTACGAGGAGACCATGGAGGCCATGAAGATCATGGGCTTCACTGACGAGGAGAGAATCG ACATACTCAAGGTTTGCTCCACCGTGATGCAGCTGGGAAACATCGAGTTCAAGAAAgagaggaaccaggagcaggCCACTATGCCAGACAACACTG CGGCTCAGAAGGTGTGTCATCTTCAGAGTATCAACGTGACCGACTTCACCCGTGCTATTCTCACCCCTCGCATCAAAGTGGGGAGAGAGGTGGTGCAGAAGGCACAGACCAAAGAGCAG gCTGACTTTGCTATCGAAGCTCTGGCGAAGGCTGTGTTCGAGCGTCTGTTTCGCTGGATCCTGTCGCGGGTCAACAAAGCCCTGGACAAGACCAAGCGCCAGGGAGCCTCATTTCTGGGAATCCTCGACATTGCCGGCTTTGAGATCTTTGAG GATAACTCCTTTGAGCAGCTGTGTATCAACTACACaaatgagaagctgcagcagctcttcaacCACACCATGTTCgtcctggagcaggaggagtatCAGAGGGAGGGCATCGAGTGGAGCTTCATCGACTTTGGGCTCGACCTGCAGCCCTGCATCGAGCTCATCGAGAGACCA AACAACCCTCCTGGTATCCTGGCCCTGCTGGATGAGGAGTGCTGGTTCCCCAAAGCCACAGATATCTCCTTTGTGGAGAAACTCTTGAACACACAAGGAAACCATATTAAATTTGCCAAAACCAAACAACTCAAGGACAAGACAGAGTTTTCTATCTTTCACTATGCTGGGAGA GTGGACTATAACGCCTACGCCTGGTTGACAAAGAATATGGATCCTCTCAATGACAACGTCACAACGCTCCTCAACAACTCCTCCAGCCAGTTTGTGCAAGATCTCTGGAAAGATG CGGACAGAGTGGTCGGTCTGGACACGATAGCCAAGATGACGGACAGCTCCATGCCGAGCTCCTCCAAGACCAAGAAGGGGATGTTCCGCACGGTGGGACAGCTGTACAAGGAGTCTCTGGCCAAACTCATGACCACACTGCACAACACCCAGCCAAACTTTGTTAGATGCATCATCCCCAACCACGAGAAGAGG GCCGGGAAGCTGGATGCTAATCTGGTCCTGGAGCAGCTGAGGTGTAACGGTGTGTTGGAGGGAATCAGGATCTGCCGACAAGGGTTTCCCAACCGAATCCTATTCCAGGAGTTCCGCCAGCG TTATGAGATCTTGGCTGCTGGCTCTATTCCCAAAGGTTTCATGGATGGTAAACAAGCCTGCTGCCTCATG ATCAAGCATGTGGACTTGGACCCCAACCTGTACAGGATTGGACAGAGTAAGATCTTCTTCCGCACAGGAGTGTTGGCCCagctggaagaggagagagatctGAAGATCACTGTGATCATCATCGCTTTCCAGGCCCAGGCTGCAGGCTTCCTGGCCAGAAG GGCATTTGCAAAGAGGCAACAGCAGCTCACAGCCATGAAAGTCATTCAGAGGAACTGTGCTGCCTACCTTAAACTGAGGAACTGGCAGTGGTGGAGGCTCTTCACAAAG GTCAAGCCTTTGCTGCAAGTGACccgacaggaggaggagatgagtcTGAAGGACGATGAGTTGGTGAAAGCCAAAGAAGTTGCCATAAAGTATGAATCTGAGTTCAAGGAGATCTCCTTGAAACACACATCG GTGTTGGAGGAGAGGAATGCACTGCAGGAGCAGCTCCAGGCAGAGACGGAGCTGTATGCTGAGGCTGAGGAGATGAGGGTTCGCCTGGGGGCTAAGAAGCAGGAGTTGGAAGAGATCCTTCATGAGATGGAGGCGAGGTTGGACGAAGAGGAAGAACGTGCTCAGGCGCTGCTCGTGGACAAGAAGAAAATGCAACAGCAGATGCAG GAATTGGAGGAACatctggaagaggaggaggacgcacgtcaaaagctgcagctggagaaggtAACCTACGAGGGAAAGATCAAAAAGCTGGATGACGATATTCTGGTGATGGAGGACCAGAACAACAAGTTGGTGAAG GAGCGgaaggtgatggaggagagacTCGCAGACTTCAGCTCCAAtctggctgaggaggaggagaagtcaaAGAACCTCACCAAGCTCAAAAACAAACACGAGTCCATGATCTCTGAATTAGAAG TCCGCTtgaagaaggaagagaagggTCGCCAGGAGCTGGACAAGGCTAAGCGGAAGTTGGAGGCCGAGTCGAATGACCTACAAGAGCAGGTAGCTGACCTGCTGTCTCAGATCGCTGACCTCAAAGCTCAGCTCgcaaagaaggaggaggagttacaGAATGCCTTGGCCAG GTTAGAAGATGAGACAGCCCAGAAGAACAACGCGCTGAAGAAGATCAGAGAGCTGGAGGGACACATCTCCGACCTGCAGGAGGACCTCGACTCTGAACGGGCGGCCAGGAACAAGGCAGAGAAGATCAAACGAGACCTTGGGGAAGAGCTGGAGGCCCTCAAGTCTGAGCTGGAGGACACCTTGGACACCACCGCCACTCAGCAAGAACTAAG AGCCAAACGTGAACAGGATGTGACGCTGCTGAAGAGAGCCATCGAGGACGAGAACCGAACCCATGAGGCCCAGGTCCATGAgatgagacagaaacacacccaggctgtggaggagctcacggagcagctggagcagTCCAAGAGA gtgaaGTCAACCCTGGAGAAGGCCAAACAAGCTCTGGAGAAGGAGACGTCCGAGTTAACGATGGAGGTGCGCTCACTGGTCCAGGCCAAACAAGACGGGGAGCACAAGAGGAAGAAGTTGGAGGGTCAGGTGACGGATCTGCAGTCACGCTTCAACGACAGTGAGAAGCAGAAGGCTGAGCTGGGAGAGCGCTGCTCCAAGACCATT GTTGAACTGGAGAGTGTGACAAACCTATTGAATGAAGCAGAAGGCAAGAACATCAAACTGAGCAAAGATGTTTCCAGCTTCTCCGCCCAACTCCAAGATACACAG gagctgctggccGAGGAGACGCGCCAGAAGCTGCAGTTCTCCACAAAGCTTCGGCAAGTGGAAGACGACAAGAACAGTTTGCAGGAGCAGcttgaggaggagatggaggccaAGAGGAACGTGGATCGACACGTGTCAACCCTCAACGTCCAG CTGTCAGATTCAAAGAAGAAGCTTGAGGAAATGACAGGAAACGTTGAGCTGCTTGAAGAGGGCAAGAAACGTCTGCAGAGAGACTTGGAGGCGGCCAACACCCAGTTTGAGGAGAAGGCCTCAGCATTCGACAAGCTGGAGAAGACCAAAAACCgtctgcagcaggagctggaggacacaCTGATGGACCTGGACAACCAGAGGCAGAACGTGTCCAAcctggagaagaagcagaagaagttTGACCAG ATGCTGGCTGAGGAGAAGATGATCTCAAGTAAATATGCAGATGAGAGAGACCGGGCTGAAGCTGAggccagagagaaggagaccaAAGCTCTGTCCCTGGCCAGAGCTCTGGATGAGGCCCAGGACTccagggaggagatggagagagccAACAAGCTCCTGAAGGCGGAGATGGAGGACCTGATCAGCTCCAAGGATGATGTGGGAAAAAGT GTCCACGAGCTGGAGAAGTCCAAACGAGGCCTGGACGCCCAGGTGGAAGAGATGAAGactcagctggaggagctggaggacgagCTGCAGGCGGCAGAGGACGCCAAGCTGCGTCTGGAGGTCAACATGCAGGCGCTGAAGGCCCAGTTCGACAGAGACCTCCAGGGACGGGATGAgatgggagaggagaagaagaggcagCTTGTCAAGCAG GTTCGTGAGCTGGAGACGGAGCTGGAGGATGAACGTAAACAGAGGGCccttgcagcagcagccaagAAGAAGCTGGAGACAGACATGAAAGATCTGGAGGCGCAGATCGAGACATCCAATAAGGGACGGGACGAAGCCATCAAGCAGCTCCGCAAGCTTCAG gGCCAGACGAAGGACTTCCAGAGGGAGCTGGACGATGCCCGTGCTGCCAGGGAGGAGGTGCTGACCACCGCAAAGGAGAGCGAGAAGAAGGCCAAGGGTCTCGAGGCCGAACtcatgcagctgcaggag GAAATGGCTGCGGCAGAGAGGGCAAGGAAGCAGGCAGAGGCCGAAAGGGACGAGCTGTCCGACGAGCTGGCCAGCAACTCCTCTGGAAA GTCAGCCTTGTCAGATGAGAAGCGTCGTCTGGAAGCGAAGATCtcccagctggaggaggagctggaggaggagcagagcaacATGGAGATCATCAACGACAGGCTGAGGAAGAGCACGCAGCAG GCGGAGCAGCTGAACAACGAGCTGCAGACAGAGCGCACCGCCTCCCAGAAGAACGAGAGCGCTCGGCAGCAAATGGAGCGCCAGAACAAGGAGCTGAAAACCAAGCTCCAGGAGATGGAGAACCAAGTCAAGTCCAAGTTCAagtcctccatctcttccttgGAGGCTAAAGTGgcacagctggaggagcagctggagcaggagaacaG GGAGAAGCAGGCCTCAGCGAAGGGGATACGTCAGAAGGACAAGAAGCTCAAGGACCTGATCATGCAGGTGGAAGACGAAAGAAAGCAGGCAGAGCAGTACAAAGACCAG GCTGAGAAGTCAAATACTcgcatgaagcagctgaagagGCAGCTAGAGGAGTCGGAGGAGGAGTCTCAGCGCGCTATGGCCGCCCGCAGGAagctgcagcgggagctggatGAAGCCACCGAGGCAAATGACGGCATGAGCCGCGAGGTCAACTCTCTCAAGAGCAAACTCAG AGGCAACCCTGAACCCAAGGAGTAA